In Nicotiana tabacum cultivar K326 chromosome 11, ASM71507v2, whole genome shotgun sequence, a single window of DNA contains:
- the LOC107763462 gene encoding uncharacterized protein LOC107763462: MERATPVRKPHTNTADLLSWSEAPPANNSSASSGNASRSGARSHQPSDGISKTLFGGQITDEEAESLNKRKPCSGYKLKEMSGSNIFYADGEDDASESGAVNGNFNNRTSVRIVQQAANGISQISFSTEERISPKKPSTLTEVAKQRELSGTLESESDSKVKKQLSNAKSKELSGNDIFGPPAEIPLRSLAAARSMESKESKDMGEPAPRAVRTSVKVSNPAGGQSNILFGDEPVVNTVKKIHDQKFAELTGNDIFKGDVPPGSAEKPLSRAKLREMNGNDIFSDGKVESRDYFGGVRKPPGGESSIALI, encoded by the exons ATGGAGAGAGCAACACCTGTCCGGAAACCCCACACCAATACCGCCGATCTGCTCTCCTGGTCGGAAGCTCCGCCAGCGAACAACTCCTCCGCCTCCTCCGGCAATGCCTCTCGCTCCGGCGCGCGTTCTCATCAG CCGTCTGACGGAATCAGTAAGACGCTGTTTGGAGGTCAAATCACTGATGAGGAAGCTGAGAGCTTGAACAAACG GAAACCTTGTTCAGGGTATAAACTAAAGGAGATGAGTGGTAGCAATATTTTTTATGCTGATGGTGAAGATGATGCCTCAGAATCGGGAGCTGTTAATGGTAACTTTAACAACCGTACATCTGTCCGCATTGTGCAG CAAGCTGCAAACGGGATAAGCCAGATTTCATTCAGTACTGAAGAAAGGATCTCTCCCAAGAAACCTAGCACTCTGACAGAAGTGGCAAAGCAGAGAGAGTTGAGTGGAACACTAGAAAGTGAGTCAGATAGCAAAGTGAAGAAGCAGCTGTCAAATGCAAAGAGCAAGGAACTCAGTGGCAATGACATCTTCGGCCCTCCTGCGGAAATTCCTCTGAGATCTTTGGCTGCTGCCCGATCCATGGAGTCAAAAGAAAGCAAAGACATGGGTGAACCTGCTCCACGAGCTGTACGCACGTCTGTCAAGGTTTCTAAT CCTGCTGGTGGTCAAAGCAATATCTTGTTTGGTGATGAACCTGTTGTCAACACAGTAAAGAAAATACATGACCAGAAGTTTGCGGAGTTGACTGGCAATGACATTTTCAAGGGAGATGTCCCTCCTGGATCTGCAGAAAAGCCACTGAGCAGAGCAAAGCTGAGAGAAATGAATGGCAATGATATTTTTTCTGATGGCAAAGTTGAATCCAGAGATTACTTTGGTGGCGTGCGCAAACCACCGGGTGGAGAGAGCAGCATTGCACTAATTTAG